The sequence GAATCGAAAAGTTTGATCCGGAATTAAATGTAAAGTTTGAAACTTATATTTCCAAGCGGATTCGCGGAATGGTTATTGATATGGCCAGAAAGCAGGACTGGATTCCCAGAAGCGTAAGAAAAAATGCTAAGGTCATGGACAATGCGGTCGTAGAATTGTGTAACCGTCTGGGACGTTTTCCAACTTCAAAGGAAACAGCGGATTATATGGACGTCACCATGGAAAAATACCAGGAGACTCTAGGCAAGACAAATGTTTACAGCATCATTTCCCTGGACATGGTTCTGGAGGCAGGAAGTGAAGATAAAAAGTCAATGCAGCTTCCGTCTATGAACGAACATGATCAGCCAGAGAATCATTATCTCCAGAAGGAATTTAAAGAAACTTTGGTTTCCGCTATAAATGATTTAAAAGAAAATGAACAAAAGGTTATCTCATTGTACTATATGGACGAATTAAATATGAGGGAGATTGCACAGATCATGAAAGTCAGTGAACCAAGGATCTCCCAGATTCATTCCAATGCGCTTCAAAAGCTCAGAGTGAATCTGACTAATTTTATAAATGAGTAGTAGGAAGGGAGAAAATAAATGTTTCAAGGATTCTACAATCTGGCATCAGGAATGCTGTATCAGACCAGGAACTTAAATGTAATCGGAAATAATATGGTCAATAGTGCAACACCGGGGTTTAAGCCTGACCGCATGGTCAGCACCACGTTTCGGGATGAAATGCTTTACCGGAGCGGAAATCGTGACAAAAGCAATCCTGTTCAGATTGGGTCCGTATCAATGATACGTGCTTCCAGGAGTACAG is a genomic window of Lacrimispora sphenoides containing:
- a CDS encoding sigma-70 family RNA polymerase sigma factor, producing MEQDFSQYTNEDLLIKYKRTKDIKVKHELVMRYINMVRNISLQMRDVYLSFAQVEDIVNEGVLTIMNGIEKFDPELNVKFETYISKRIRGMVIDMARKQDWIPRSVRKNAKVMDNAVVELCNRLGRFPTSKETADYMDVTMEKYQETLGKTNVYSIISLDMVLEAGSEDKKSMQLPSMNEHDQPENHYLQKEFKETLVSAINDLKENEQKVISLYYMDELNMREIAQIMKVSEPRISQIHSNALQKLRVNLTNFINE